A segment of the Methanolinea mesophila genome:
CGTGGACCGTCCTCGAGCAGCATTAACTCCTCTGATTTCTTCGGGTTCGTCTCCACCAGGTCGTCGGTGCGCAGCTATACGGGGCAGGAACTCACCCCCGAAGAGGTCGAGTACCTCATGGACTGCGCATCCACCGCACCGAGCGCGGGGAACATGCAGGCCTGGGACGTGGTGCTGGTCACCGACGAGCAGCAAAAAGAGCGGTTATCCGCCGCGGCCCTGGAACAGCCGCATGTCAGGGCTGCGGCCGCGCTTCTGGTGGTGACCGCAAATTACGTCCGTTCCATGTCCCGGTACGGGGAACGCGGGATCCTCTACGCGATACAGGACGCCACTATCGCCTGCACCTACATGATGCTCGCCGCTCATGCGGCGGGCCTTGTGACCTGCTGGGTGGGAGCGTTCGAAGAAGAAGAGGTCAAACAGCTGCTCCGCCTCCCCGTGCATGTCCGCCCGGTCGCGATACTCTGCGTCGGGAAGGGGATCCCGCCCACGGTGCATACCGGGAGAATGTCTCCCGCGGAGCACATTCATGAGGACCGCTGGTGAAACGTTAGGAGAAGCAGATGCCGGACTACCTCGTTACTCTCGAATCGGCCTGGATTATAAAGGACGCGAAGTCCCTGGAGGATGCGATCAGCATCGCCATCTCCGAGGCCGGAAAACGCCTGAACCCCTCGGCAAAATACGTGGAGGTGGAGGCCGGGATGCTGGCCTGCCCCTTCTGCGAGGGTGAACTGAACAGTGCCATAATCGTGGCGAAGACTGCGCTCATCGGGCTCTCGCTCGAGATGAAGGTCTTCCGCGCCGATTCGAAGGAGCACGCCGCCCGGATTGCAAAATCGGTGATCGGGAAGGCGTTGCGGGACGTACCCCTCGAAGTCAAGGATGTGCAGGAGTTATGATCGCGGTCGTGGGGCATACCGCGATCGATCATATCTCCCGGGTGGTCTCTTTTCCGCCGCCCAACGGTTCCACCACCATCCTTGACCGGAAAGTGTACTTCGGGGGGGGTGCGGCGAATATTGCTGCCGGTATCGCGACCCTGGGTGAGTCCTGCACCCTGGTGAGCGCGGTCGGTCCCGATTTCGAGGGGAGCGAGTATGACCGCTGGATGAAAGATCTCGGCATCGGCCAGCAGTTCTTCGTGGATCCTGGTGCGAACACCCCGACCGCGTTCATGTTCACCGACCCCTCAGGGGACCAGATCACGTTCTTCGAATGGGGCGCCTCACGGCAGTTCGCAGGGTCTCCTGCCCCCTCCTTCCCCTTCGTCCATCTCGCCACCGCCGACCCGGGGTTCAACGTGCGGGTTGCGGAAAAGAGCGGGTTTACTTCGTTCGACCCGGGACAGGACCTGCACCGTTATACCGCGTCCGACCTGTATTCCATCATTCGCCATACTTCACTCCTGTTTGCGAACGAGCACGAGGTGGAAGGAATGTGCAGGACCATGGACCTCTCACGGGACGCCCTTATCGGGATGGTCCCTATGGCGCTCTTTACCATGAGTTCCCGGGGGAGCACGCTCCATCACGAGGGGGAGTCGCATTTCGTCCCTGCGATCCCGGTCACCTGCGCAGACCCCACCGGTGCGGGCGACTCCTACCGGGCGGGATTCCTCTCGGCATACCAGAGGGGGCTCCCCCCCGTCGAGTGCGCCCGGGTAGGAACGGTGACGGCCTCGTTCGTGGTCGAGAAGATCGGCTGCCAGACCAATCTCCCCCGCTGGGAGGACATGAAGGTACGATACGAGAACTATTTTGGGAGATTTGATTACTGACGTTATCCATAGGTAGTCATATGAGCCGGGCAGTCCCCACGAACGCTTCGTTACCTCCGGAAATGCACGGGGGCTTCCCGGCGGCAGTATTTCAGGCCGGATCCTTTCATGGCCGGGGAGGGATCGCATGGCGGTAAAAGCAAGCGACGAGAGGATCGAGCGGCTGACAAAATACCTCTTCTCAGCTCCGTCCTGGCCAATGTCCCTGTTCATCGTGGTAGTTCTCGGGCTTGTCATCGACGGCGCCAGCCTGAGGCTCGGGCAGCAGGTCCAGTTTCTCGGCACACTGGGGTTCACGGTGCCCGCAGTTGCAGGCTTCCTCCTTACAAAGCCCCTGATCGACCTCCTTGGAAAGCAGATGACATGGAACCGGTCAGCCCTGCTTGCGACGGCGTGTACAGTATTCGGGGTGATCATCACCATCTCCGGGCTGGTCTTCTCGGTCTCGATGCTTCCCCTTTTTTACGCGGCAGGCCTGGGGTTTGTATTCGGCATACGGATCTTCGTGCTGGTCGCCATCTCCGACTACAGGGTCCACCGGATGATCATCCCTGCGGCAACCCAGAGCCTTGCAGGGGTGGCGATGGGCTGGTTCCTGTTCGCCCCGTCGTTCGTGCTCCTCGCACTGGTACTCCACGTCGTGTTCGGGGGAGGTTTCATCATCCTCATCTGGCTGATGGAACGGCCGTTCCGGAAGGCGTTCAACATCAGGATGCTGAACTTCGTGAACACCTTCATCGCCCACCTGACGGACGGCTCAAAGACCATGGAAGACTTCTTCCGCGAAATGGGGGAGGAAGTCTTCGTACCGGAGGTCAGTATCTTTTTCCGGAGAAAGGATAAACGGGGGCTGCTTTTCACCGTCCCCAATGTCCACCCGGGCCCCATCGGAGAGATCGGCGGGGGGAACCTGCCCCGCTTTTTCCAGAATGCCTTTGACGACATGGTGATGGTGAGCCACGGGGCGGCCACCCACGACTTCAACCTGGTCTCCGAAGACGAGATCATCAAACTCATCACACCCGTCCGCGAGTCAGCCCGTAACGTGACCTATTCGGGAACCGGCAGCCTGTCGACACGCTACCAGGTGGGGTCCGTGAAGGTCCTGGCCCAGGTGTTCGGGGATACCCTCCTCCTGGTCGGCACGCGGTCTCCCGAGCGGACCGAGGACCTCGACTTCAACATCGGGATGGCGATCATGTCCGAGGGGCACAGGGCATTCCCCAACGTAGGGTTTGTCGACGCCCATAACTGCCTCACGGGGGATATCTCCTATGTCACACCGGCGAGCCTGGTGGCGAACGAATACTTCCGGGCCTGCAACCTTGCCTTCGACGAGACCCCTCACCTTCCCCGGTATCCTCTCCGGGTGGGGATATCACATGTCGCCGTTCCGTTCACCCGGGATGAGGGGTTCGGTGACCTGGGGATCCAGGCGCTGGTCGTCCGGGTAGACGACCAGACCACCGCGTACGTTCTGTTCGACGGGAACAACATGCACGAGGGCGTCCGGGAAGTAATCCGGGACAGGGTGCTCACGTTCGTCGACGAAGCCGAGCTGATGACCACGGATTCCCACGTGGTCAACACGGTGACCGGGAAGAACCCGGT
Coding sequences within it:
- a CDS encoding nitroreductase family protein; the protein is MNSSDFFGFVSTRSSVRSYTGQELTPEEVEYLMDCASTAPSAGNMQAWDVVLVTDEQQKERLSAAALEQPHVRAAAALLVVTANYVRSMSRYGERGILYAIQDATIACTYMMLAAHAAGLVTCWVGAFEEEEVKQLLRLPVHVRPVAILCVGKGIPPTVHTGRMSPAEHIHEDRW
- a CDS encoding DUF555 domain-containing protein — protein: MPDYLVTLESAWIIKDAKSLEDAISIAISEAGKRLNPSAKYVEVEAGMLACPFCEGELNSAIIVAKTALIGLSLEMKVFRADSKEHAARIAKSVIGKALRDVPLEVKDVQEL
- a CDS encoding carbohydrate kinase family protein, with protein sequence MIAVVGHTAIDHISRVVSFPPPNGSTTILDRKVYFGGGAANIAAGIATLGESCTLVSAVGPDFEGSEYDRWMKDLGIGQQFFVDPGANTPTAFMFTDPSGDQITFFEWGASRQFAGSPAPSFPFVHLATADPGFNVRVAEKSGFTSFDPGQDLHRYTASDLYSIIRHTSLLFANEHEVEGMCRTMDLSRDALIGMVPMALFTMSSRGSTLHHEGESHFVPAIPVTCADPTGAGDSYRAGFLSAYQRGLPPVECARVGTVTASFVVEKIGCQTNLPRWEDMKVRYENYFGRFDY
- a CDS encoding DUF2070 family protein, with amino-acid sequence MAVKASDERIERLTKYLFSAPSWPMSLFIVVVLGLVIDGASLRLGQQVQFLGTLGFTVPAVAGFLLTKPLIDLLGKQMTWNRSALLATACTVFGVIITISGLVFSVSMLPLFYAAGLGFVFGIRIFVLVAISDYRVHRMIIPAATQSLAGVAMGWFLFAPSFVLLALVLHVVFGGGFIILIWLMERPFRKAFNIRMLNFVNTFIAHLTDGSKTMEDFFREMGEEVFVPEVSIFFRRKDKRGLLFTVPNVHPGPIGEIGGGNLPRFFQNAFDDMVMVSHGAATHDFNLVSEDEIIKLITPVRESARNVTYSGTGSLSTRYQVGSVKVLAQVFGDTLLLVGTRSPERTEDLDFNIGMAIMSEGHRAFPNVGFVDAHNCLTGDISYVTPASLVANEYFRACNLAFDETPHLPRYPLRVGISHVAVPFTRDEGFGDLGIQALVVRVDDQTTAYVLFDGNNMHEGVREVIRDRVLTFVDEAELMTTDSHVVNTVTGKNPVGLHVPAEKIIPFVDQAVREALADLTPAEAGGSTAWGERVVVFGSQRISQLASTVSTMLVFIPALSAAILLLAFLLSFIAYLAIG